In a single window of the Synechococcus sp. HK05 genome:
- the glyS gene encoding glycine--tRNA ligase subunit beta, translating into MSTFLLEIGTEELPADFARLALPQLEQMVRRDLSEARLGHGAIRCTSTPRRIALQVHDLQAAAPDLEEERKGPPAAQAFKNGVPTPAAEGFAKRCGLAADALEIRDTPKGPFVFATVLERGRPAPELLSACIPQWISSLQGRRFMRWGSGESRFSRPVRWLVAMLDREVVPVRLEGSDPEVQSGNSSRAHRLTGGSVAISSASAYDEALAGAGVQVDRNQRADWIREAVATAAEALEATADLPSDLFEELTDLVEAPLLIEGSVDEHYLALPAEVLSTVMRAHQRYVPLYRRGAHHDPLALDARGSLLPRFLCIGNGLPEALNTVRRGNERVLKARLADAEFFVNADRAVPSIDRRDQLARVTFAAGLGSLLDRVERLEWISDVLLEQLALPEATAAHARRAAHLCKHDLVSQMVGEFPELQGVMGGKYLLAEGEPREVALAVLEHYLPRGAGDALPVSDAGAVVALAERLELLLSIYAKGERPSGSSDPYALRRAGNGVLQILWAKGWRLNLLQFLERATAHWAQLLPDFKVEPEALAADLGELLRQRVQSLLEEVGTDADLVQAVAGDSVALERLLSDPADARERADLLMQLRGSGDLAAVQAVVTRAARLAEKGDLSTTVLAAAGVVDAALFEKGSEAGMLQVVDQLEPIATATGPDRYRQLAEGLIAGTAALAAFFDGDQSVMVMADDPAIRSNRLNLLGVLRNQAAVLADFSRISG; encoded by the coding sequence GTGTCGACCTTTCTGCTGGAGATCGGGACCGAGGAACTGCCCGCTGATTTTGCCCGCCTGGCGCTGCCCCAACTCGAGCAGATGGTGCGCCGCGATCTGAGCGAAGCGCGGTTGGGCCACGGCGCGATCCGCTGCACCAGCACACCGCGCCGCATCGCCCTGCAGGTGCACGATCTGCAAGCGGCCGCTCCCGATCTCGAGGAGGAGCGCAAAGGCCCACCCGCGGCGCAGGCGTTCAAGAACGGCGTGCCAACGCCTGCGGCGGAAGGCTTCGCCAAGCGTTGTGGCCTCGCCGCTGACGCCCTTGAAATTCGCGACACGCCGAAGGGGCCGTTCGTGTTTGCCACCGTGCTTGAGCGGGGGCGGCCCGCCCCTGAGCTGCTGAGCGCTTGCATCCCGCAATGGATCAGCAGCCTCCAGGGCCGTCGTTTCATGCGTTGGGGCTCCGGTGAGAGCCGCTTCTCCAGGCCAGTGCGCTGGCTGGTGGCGATGCTCGATCGCGAGGTGGTGCCCGTTCGCCTGGAGGGCAGTGATCCGGAGGTGCAGAGCGGGAATAGCAGCCGCGCCCACCGGCTCACCGGTGGTTCTGTTGCCATCAGCAGCGCCTCGGCTTACGACGAGGCCCTGGCAGGCGCTGGTGTGCAGGTGGACCGCAACCAGCGGGCTGACTGGATTCGTGAGGCGGTTGCCACGGCCGCTGAAGCACTTGAGGCCACCGCGGATCTGCCCAGCGATCTGTTTGAGGAACTCACCGACCTGGTGGAAGCGCCGCTGTTGATTGAGGGGAGCGTGGACGAGCACTACCTCGCCTTACCGGCCGAGGTGTTGAGCACGGTGATGCGCGCTCACCAGCGCTACGTGCCGCTCTATCGCCGCGGCGCCCATCACGACCCCCTCGCCCTCGATGCGCGCGGCAGCCTGTTGCCGCGCTTCCTGTGCATTGGCAATGGTTTGCCTGAAGCCCTCAACACCGTGCGCCGCGGCAACGAGCGGGTGCTCAAGGCCCGCCTGGCGGACGCTGAATTTTTTGTGAATGCCGACCGGGCGGTGCCGAGCATCGACCGCCGCGATCAGCTGGCCCGAGTGACCTTTGCCGCTGGCCTGGGCTCGCTGCTGGACCGCGTGGAGCGTCTGGAGTGGATCAGTGATGTGTTGCTTGAGCAGCTTGCGCTGCCAGAGGCCACAGCCGCCCACGCCCGCCGGGCCGCCCACCTGTGCAAGCACGATCTGGTGAGCCAGATGGTGGGCGAATTCCCTGAGCTCCAAGGTGTGATGGGTGGCAAATACCTGTTGGCTGAAGGGGAGCCCCGTGAGGTGGCCCTTGCCGTTCTGGAGCACTATCTGCCCCGTGGTGCCGGCGACGCCTTGCCCGTTTCGGATGCCGGTGCCGTGGTGGCGTTGGCTGAACGGCTCGAACTGTTGCTGAGCATCTACGCCAAAGGCGAGCGTCCCAGCGGTTCCTCTGATCCCTATGCCCTGCGCCGCGCCGGCAATGGTGTGCTGCAGATTCTCTGGGCCAAGGGCTGGCGGCTGAATCTGCTGCAGTTCCTGGAGCGGGCCACGGCTCACTGGGCTCAGCTGTTGCCCGATTTCAAGGTGGAGCCTGAGGCCCTCGCTGCCGATCTGGGCGAGTTGCTGCGGCAGCGGGTGCAGAGCCTGCTGGAAGAGGTGGGCACCGATGCCGATCTGGTGCAGGCGGTGGCGGGCGACAGCGTTGCGCTCGAGCGCCTGCTCAGCGATCCCGCCGATGCCCGTGAGCGGGCTGACCTGTTGATGCAGCTGCGGGGCAGCGGTGACCTGGCTGCTGTTCAAGCGGTGGTGACGCGCGCGGCGCGTTTGGCCGAGAAGGGCGATCTATCCACCACGGTGCTGGCGGCAGCGGGCGTTGTGGATGCCGCCTTGTTTGAGAAGGGCAGTGAAGCGGGCATGTTGCAGGTGGTGGATCAGCTCGAGCCGATCGCAACAGCCACCGGCCCTGATCGCTACCGCCAGCTTGCTGAGGGATTGATCGCCGGCACCGCTGCCCTTGCGGCCTTCTTCGATGGCGACCAGAGCGTGATGGTGATGGCCGATGACCCGGCGATTCGCAGCAACCGCCTCAACCTGCTCGGTGTGCTGCGCAATCAGGCTGCGGTGCTCGCGGACTTCAGCCGGATTAGCGGCTGA
- the chlP gene encoding geranylgeranyl reductase: MLRVAVVGGGPSGSCAAEVLAKAGIETWIFERKLDNAKPCGGAIPLCMVDEFDLPESIIDRKVRNMKMISPSNREVDINLENENEYIGMCRREVMDAFLRNRAADLGAHLVNGLVTKIDTGANRQGPYTLTYSDYSDGEATGTTKSLEVDLIVGADGANSRVAKAMDAGDYNVAIAFQERIKLPAEEMKYYESLAEMYVGTDVSPDFYAWVFPKYDHVAVGTGTMQENQALIKSLQEGIRERAKKRLVNGEVIKVEAHPIPEHPRPRRVVGRMALVGDAAGYVTKSSGEGIYFAAKSGRMCAEQIVESSQGGKKVPSEADLKKYLKKWDRQYGATYKVLEILQNIFYRNDAAREAFVEMCDDKDVQRLTFDSYLYKRVVAMNPWQQLKLTLLTLGSVLRGNALAPQGYKPVPSAVRDESEVNAMLAVSTIKGGIRVGKAKEAANSAGETNEDREPALAGK; this comes from the coding sequence ATGTTGCGAGTCGCGGTGGTGGGCGGCGGCCCGAGCGGATCCTGTGCTGCGGAAGTGCTGGCCAAGGCCGGCATCGAAACCTGGATCTTCGAGCGCAAGTTGGATAACGCCAAGCCCTGCGGCGGCGCCATCCCGCTCTGCATGGTGGATGAATTCGACCTGCCCGAGTCGATCATCGACCGCAAAGTGCGGAACATGAAGATGATCTCCCCCTCCAACCGCGAGGTGGACATCAATCTCGAGAATGAGAACGAGTACATCGGCATGTGCCGCCGCGAGGTGATGGATGCCTTCCTGCGCAACCGTGCCGCCGATCTGGGTGCGCATCTGGTGAACGGTCTGGTGACCAAGATCGACACCGGCGCCAACCGCCAGGGCCCCTACACCCTCACCTATTCCGACTACAGCGACGGTGAGGCCACCGGCACCACCAAGAGCCTCGAGGTTGATTTGATCGTTGGTGCCGACGGCGCCAACAGCCGCGTGGCCAAGGCGATGGATGCCGGCGATTACAACGTGGCCATCGCTTTCCAGGAGCGCATCAAGCTCCCGGCTGAGGAGATGAAGTACTACGAGAGCCTGGCTGAGATGTATGTGGGCACCGATGTGTCGCCCGACTTCTACGCCTGGGTGTTCCCCAAGTACGACCACGTGGCCGTGGGCACCGGCACCATGCAGGAGAACCAGGCCCTGATCAAGAGCCTGCAGGAAGGCATCCGCGAGCGCGCCAAAAAGCGCCTGGTGAACGGTGAAGTGATCAAGGTGGAAGCCCACCCGATCCCTGAACACCCGCGCCCGCGCCGCGTGGTGGGTCGCATGGCCCTGGTGGGCGATGCCGCTGGCTACGTCACCAAGAGTTCCGGCGAAGGCATCTACTTCGCCGCCAAGAGCGGCCGCATGTGCGCCGAGCAGATCGTGGAATCCAGCCAGGGCGGCAAGAAAGTGCCCTCCGAAGCTGACCTCAAGAAGTACCTCAAGAAGTGGGACCGTCAGTACGGCGCCACCTACAAGGTGCTCGAGATCCTGCAAAACATCTTCTACCGCAATGACGCGGCCCGCGAAGCGTTCGTGGAGATGTGCGATGACAAGGACGTGCAGCGCCTCACCTTCGACAGCTACCTCTACAAGCGTGTGGTGGCGATGAACCCCTGGCAGCAGCTGAAGCTCACCCTGCTCACCCTGGGCTCGGTGCTGCGCGGCAATGCCCTCGCGCCCCAGGGCTACAAGCCTGTGCCCAGTGCGGTGCGCGACGAATCCGAGGTGAACGCCATGCTCGCCGTGAGCACGATCAAGGGCGGCATCCGCGTTGGCAAAGCCAAGGAAGCTGCCAATTCAGCCGGTGAAACCAACGAAGATCGGGAGCCCGCTCTGGCCGGCAAGTGA
- a CDS encoding D-alanyl-D-alanine carboxypeptidase family protein, whose amino-acid sequence MPSASRQSTALRSAKRRSTDDIPLAQRTISPALQRRTPWRAALTAAGAALLAAAALAVVFPQPLRRLMAPPPVQGLQARVGLDGRLLGHFPYNEATAADLVAIAPGVELHRDAAEALGRLQDAAAADGIDLRVLSAYRSIDLQKQIFFEVKSERNQSALERAQVSAPPGFSEHSTGYAVDLGDGRAPDTNLSQRFETTAAFAWLQAHANRYHFTLSFPAGNAQGVSYEPWHWRFEGTAEALKTFEAAQRLGR is encoded by the coding sequence TTGCCCAGCGCCAGTCGGCAGTCCACAGCGCTGCGCAGCGCCAAGCGCCGCAGCACCGACGACATCCCCCTCGCCCAGCGCACGATTTCGCCCGCGCTCCAGCGGCGCACCCCCTGGCGTGCCGCCCTCACCGCTGCCGGTGCGGCGTTGCTGGCCGCCGCTGCCTTGGCGGTGGTGTTTCCTCAACCCTTGCGGCGCTTGATGGCCCCGCCGCCGGTGCAGGGGCTGCAGGCACGGGTGGGATTGGATGGCCGCCTGCTCGGTCATTTCCCCTACAACGAAGCCACAGCCGCTGATCTTGTGGCGATTGCTCCCGGGGTGGAGCTCCACCGCGACGCCGCCGAGGCTCTAGGCCGCCTGCAGGATGCCGCTGCCGCCGATGGCATTGATCTGCGCGTTCTCAGCGCCTATCGCTCGATTGATCTGCAGAAGCAGATCTTTTTCGAGGTGAAATCTGAACGCAACCAGAGCGCACTCGAGCGCGCTCAGGTGAGTGCCCCGCCCGGCTTCTCGGAACACAGCACCGGCTATGCCGTGGATCTCGGCGATGGGCGAGCGCCGGATACCAATCTTTCCCAACGCTTTGAAACCACTGCCGCGTTTGCCTGGCTGCAGGCCCACGCCAACCGCTATCACTTCACCCTCTCGTTCCCAGCCGGCAACGCCCAGGGCGTGAGCTATGAGCCGTGGCACTGGCGCTTTGAAGGCACGGCGGAGGCCTTGAAAACCTTTGA